The region CTGATTTCTTCTAGTCAACAATTGTTGATGAATTTCTAATTTAGATTTGAATCCGACTTGATTGTAATCTTCCTCGGTCATTTCATTGAAAGGTTTGAAAATAAAATCATACATAAGTGTGCCGAAGTTGTTGTAAAAATAATGGCACGCAGATGACACAGATATAACTGATCAGCGCAGATCAGAACAATCTGCGTCCTCAGCGTGCTATTTGTTTTCTAGTTATTGAACCTTGAGAAATAATCTTTAAACGCATCTTTATGAACCATAAAATCCATTATCTTCAGCTTAACATAATCTTCGTGATAGAAATAATATCCTTTGTCACCAGTATTAAAAGCTCCTGAGCCGGAATCTTTTATTAAAAACCATGTGTTTCCGTTTTTTTCCTGATAGCCAACTAAATGAATTCCGTGATCATCGGTTGTTGTTTCATTACTGAAACGGAATTGTCTTGAATTCTCATCAATATACTCTGAAGGTATATCAAATGTGGGAACAACAGCAGATTTTGTCCAGCTATCGTATCCTGCTTCGCTTACATCCCCGCCAATTGACATTGTGTAACCATTCTTAATTGCGTTTTTAATTATTTTCATAAAGTCATCGAGTGGAACATTGTAGTAATCTTTACTGTGCCACCAGTTGTCAGGAACCTGATACTCACCTTGCTGCCAGTATGGTTTCTGCATATACGACAGAACATCAACATAGTCATCCGGATTTAATTTTAGATAATTTGAAAGATATTCTTTCGGTGAATATTTTTTCCCTTCAACAACAACTTCTGTTGGAGGTACTGTCATATAATAATTAAGAATTGATTTAACTACACTAATAACTTCATTCTCATCCCATGCATTTGATTCTTTAACACTGTTTAAATATCCATTAATCTCTTTAATAAGTTTACTATGATCATAGGCTTTTTGTTCTGGCAGCAAACCGGTATATGATTCCCGTGGTACCGTACCATATTTTTTATATATTCTTGTAACAGCATTTGCTTCAGAACCTTCGCCGACAAGAGATTTACCGCGGGTGCGAACAAATTCAGTTACTTTTTCAACATACTCCCAATAAGCAGTAAACATTTGGGAAAGTGTAACTTTTTTTCCGGTTAAACGATAGACCTCTGATTCAAAAAATGATGTTGTAGAAAAAGACCAGCAGGTACCAGTCTGACCTTGATTAACAGGATCAGAATGCCAGTAATACTTAAACTCCTCTTTAGATTTGGGTAAATCAATACCAGAAAAATCAAGTCTAAACATTTCCCTTTTTTCTTTGGGCGGATTGTTAAACTCGTCGATCATTTTTCTAACTTCAAAATAATATCCGGGCTTTGGCTCGGTAAATACTCCCTTGTTTTTTTCCTGTGCAGTGACAAATGAAGTTGAAATTAGAATTGATACGGTAAGTATATATAAGTAGGATTTCATACTTTTAACCTTTATAAAGATTGATGAAAAGTAAATTATTTTTTGCTGAACAAATTTAGATATATTAAGAACGAGTGAAAATTAAAAACAAAAAAAATTCCCTGGCAGATTGAAGGAGGCACAAACAATCTGCCGGGAATGTAAAGCGAGAATACGGTAACTTTAGTACGATATATCGCTTATTTCAATCATCTCGGTTTTTTTATCATATTTTTTCAGGTATTCAACAAACTCTGAGTTGAGGAACTTCTGATGAGTTTTCTTATAAGCATTAAGGTATCTTTCCACCTGCTTATGAGTCAACACGCTTTTCATATAATTTTTCTTTTCATTATCATCAAAAAAGATCCGATAATAATAAAGCTTAGCAGGCTTAGATTTTGCTTTAACTGCAGCAGTCTTTTTTGTTATTTTTTTTACTGGCATTTCTTCTCTCCAGGTATTACTAAATCAATTAAACTTTTCCGTTTTTCTTAATTAATTCTCTTGCAATAATTCCTTTTTGTATCTCATTCGTTCCCTCAAAAATCCTGTTAATACGGCTATCACGATAAGTTCTTTCAATAGAAAGCTCTTGTGAATAACCCATACCACCATGAATCTGAACTGCAAAATCTACTATCTTATCCAGCGATTCCGAACAATAATATTTAACGATTGCTGATTGTCTTGAAATATCTTTCTTCAAATCATAATCAACAGCAGTTCTATAAACGATAGATTCCATATTGTAAATCATAACCGCCATTTCAGCAAGCATAAATTGTATCGCCTGAAACTGTGCAATTGGCTGATCAAACTGAATTCTCTCTTTTGCATACTTTGTAGATAATTCAAGCAGCTCTTTTGAAACTCCAAGACAGGCGGCGCCCAATCCTAATCTTCCGGCATCAAGAGTTTTCATTGCATATATAAAACCACGACCATCTTTCCCGATTAAATTTTCTTTTGGTATATGCATATCTTCAAAACTTAAAGCATTTGTTACACTGCCCCTTATTCCCATTTTCTTTTCCGGTGGTCCTGCTTTAAAACCCGGAGTGTTTGTTTCCACATAAAACAAAGAAATTCCTTTTTCAGTTCTTGCAAACAGAGAAATAACATCGGCGATACCCCCGTTAGTTATCCATAATTTTTCGCCATTAATTATCCATTCATCTCCCTTCATTTCAGCTTTTGTCTTCAGATGAAACGAATCAGAACCAGCTTGTGCTTCGGTTAAACCGAATGCTGCAATTTTTTCTCCGGATGCCAAAGGAGGAATATATTTTTTTCTCTGTTCTTCATCTGCTCCATTAAAAATAGCATTTGTTCCTATTGACTGATGTGCCCCAATAAAAGTTGCAGTACTCATACAACCGCGGG is a window of Ignavibacterium sp. DNA encoding:
- a CDS encoding C1 family peptidase; the protein is MKSYLYILTVSILISTSFVTAQEKNKGVFTEPKPGYYFEVRKMIDEFNNPPKEKREMFRLDFSGIDLPKSKEEFKYYWHSDPVNQGQTGTCWSFSTTSFFESEVYRLTGKKVTLSQMFTAYWEYVEKVTEFVRTRGKSLVGEGSEANAVTRIYKKYGTVPRESYTGLLPEQKAYDHSKLIKEINGYLNSVKESNAWDENEVISVVKSILNYYMTVPPTEVVVEGKKYSPKEYLSNYLKLNPDDYVDVLSYMQKPYWQQGEYQVPDNWWHSKDYYNVPLDDFMKIIKNAIKNGYTMSIGGDVSEAGYDSWTKSAVVPTFDIPSEYIDENSRQFRFSNETTTDDHGIHLVGYQEKNGNTWFLIKDSGSGAFNTGDKGYYFYHEDYVKLKIMDFMVHKDAFKDYFSRFNN
- a CDS encoding acyl-CoA dehydrogenase family protein, with the protein product MFEFKFTDEQNMLREMVREFTINEIKPIAAKIDEEGYIPKELIQKMAELGFLGVSFPEEYGGGGFGEVGYCLMQEEIARGCMSTATFIGAHQSIGTNAIFNGADEEQRKKYIPPLASGEKIAAFGLTEAQAGSDSFHLKTKAEMKGDEWIINGEKLWITNGGIADVISLFARTEKGISLFYVETNTPGFKAGPPEKKMGIRGSVTNALSFEDMHIPKENLIGKDGRGFIYAMKTLDAGRLGLGAACLGVSKELLELSTKYAKERIQFDQPIAQFQAIQFMLAEMAVMIYNMESIVYRTAVDYDLKKDISRQSAIVKYYCSESLDKIVDFAVQIHGGMGYSQELSIERTYRDSRINRIFEGTNEIQKGIIARELIKKNGKV